CAAGGAAGGGACTTTAGTATTGAGTTGCCAGAATGCTACTGATGGCTAATATCAACCTCCCCTTGAATGTAATAGATGTGTCACCCAGCCTTCTGTttgtgacttttttaaaaagtcagttggTTACATATAAAATGCATAATCTTCTAAAAATATTATAACAAGGCACAGCCCTTGTGACTAACATTGGCTTTATAATGGAACGTCAGTGGCCCTACCCACTGCAAGATCTTAAATGATTCTTTGCGGGGCATTCAATATATACTGTAATTTTTTGCACACCCCTCTCTCCAACTGTATTGTACATCGAAAATACATTATTTAGATCCTTATAAATTAGGAGGGATTCCTTGGTTCTCTAAGATTAAGCCTGTTTTACACAGAGCCTTAAAAAAAATAGGCagagttgtgggggaggggggaacaataACAAGAATTTGTAAATCCAGAAATGAATGAATGGGGTTTAATAAGATTGTGGGgaggtttctctccccccccccccatttaaaaatAGATATTTATGCGTTGCTGGGGAAAGAGCAGCAATGTCTGCTGTGCTGTTTATGAATGCCTTTGTGCCTGAGGTtagtatctccccccccccccgcacaatcTGTGATGCAGCCAAGAAAAACAGCCCCAGATAGACAATGCTTCGCTTCACCTGCTACAACGTTGTGCATTTCATTTATGTCAAGGCTGCATGTACAGTTCAGGTTCATTCACCTCATTATTTTGTTACATCCACTTTACAGTTAACCAacgtatggggggtggggtggggtgggggggaatgaatAAGCATTTTCAAAACGGAGGTCATCTTTGCAAGCAGAAGATCTCCTCTCAAGCTGCAATTTTCacatctcctctctctctctctctgacgatatatataaatacacacacataccaccCTGTCATTGCACAGTGGCATTTCTGACCCACCAATTCTCTGTTTGGCTATATTGGTTTTCTAGCACCTGTCCTAAAGGgattatacatacacacacacacacacacacacacacacacacacacacacacggaacaTTTTGTGCTTTATCTCCTGCACTTGCTTCACCCACCAAAGGTTGAGGCCCAGAAAGAGGCCTCTCTTCTCTTTGtggattcactgaaaacatatCCCCGCCAgtttgcttcctttcagctctgcCTCACAAACACAATGCCTCCCCCACAACTGTGCAAGctcctaaaataaaataaaacaaacacaccGATGCAAGACATCACAGAGGGCCAAGATGGAGCCGTGCAGTCCACGCTGGGGCCAACCAGAACAGGCTAGAAGTTTCAGAATTTTATCCTCAGTCTCTTCACATTTAACAGTCCAAATAAGCACTGTAAGCAAAATACTTTATGGGAGGAGGGGTTGCACAGAGAAAACACCTTAACATCAGTGCTCCAATCCCTGGCTTGCTTCTGTTCTATGAAAACCAGGCTAGTATAAGCCAACTCCACACCACAAAACTCCACAAAGAAGATGAAGCAATTAAGCTAACCAGAATTTTCACAACAGTCAAATACAATGAATTTAAAAAGCCCAAGGAAATGCCTCAATTCATCTGGCTGAGAGAACAACACAAAAATGTCCTGTATCTAATATTTGCTTTGCACTGGTTATAAATCTGAACATTTATTATGGAGACATTATATTTTTATCAGTCTCCCTGAtgcaaaatattgaaaaatataATATGCTGAGATCTGTGCATAAATGTACACATTTGGTTTTCTATACATACACAGGCACAACTATTATAATTTCCCGTTGCCAAAAGAATATACACCTCAGGCAGTGTGAACGCTTTCTCACACACACTTATTTCAAAGTTGTGCAATTGTGTGAGAGCATTTCTGTGCAGCACATGGCATCGACTGTATTCATAACCCCGCCCCCTGTCCTGTTGATGGTTCGTCCTGATTTAAAAAGCCATGCAAATGAATACACATTATACAGATCAGTACTACGTATACACAAACTCTAGAGCAGGAATGAAAACCTAAAagagcaaataaacaaaataaaagtttttttatttttttagtaaaaataaaaataaaaatgaccttTCAGTTAAAGAAAAGTAGGTCATTTCTTTAACAGTACATGTTTTTTATCCAAAAGAGTacattgtgttttattgtgtaaTTTGTCTGAATACAGACTCAGTGGAATATCTAAATGCTACCCTGCTCTGAACTCCAACTTGAAAGTAAGTTTTTATTATACTTGAGGGAAACGGTCGGTTCAGCTGCTTATTGCAAAGAGCAATTGTCAAGGGAGAGTTAAACTCAATTACTGTAACCATACTGAATAAAAAATACTGCCAAGAACAAAAATACGCCTGGGTAAAGACAGccactgaataaataaaaatcgACATAAAGcgtatcaaatatttatttatctggGAAACAAAAGACTATGATACATTGACAGGCATGGAAACGACTGCCGGCACAACTCAATACAAACACAACGAGAACGGCTTCCAATATGGCCGGTGGAAATAGAACATACCAGGTGGTCCAGGAGGTATGGAAGGTCTTTGAACCAAAAGACAACTCAAAGGGgaaagcaggggggaggggggaggggtccctcATCTTTTATCTCGGTAGACAACATCAACTTATTGCTCTGATTTGGAGGCTTTCAATAAAAGGACATTGGATAGAAACTTTTTGTTCGTTTTTTTTCCCCGCAAGTTTTTAGCCACAACACCTAAGAGTTCGTTATGATtacctcttcctttttttctccaaggCTCTTTCGGGCCCAACTGTGCAGTTGTTCCTTTACCAGTAAGAAACTAAAGGTCATACTAATGATAGATCTTTAAAATCCAGGTTTAGTTTATTGGGATTTttcgtttctttaaaaaaaataaaagaaagaaagaaagaaagaacatgcTACAACAGGGCGGACTGATGAGCCCCCAGAAAaaatgccaccccctccctccaaaaaacctCCCCCCATTTCTAAATAAGTAGCCATGAATCCACAGTGATAAGAACTAAGAAGAGGGGAgaagtctttctttttttaaaaaaaaaaattccactaaACAAGAGGTAAACGAGATCACCAGATAAATAAAAAAAGCTTCCAACAGACTCACCATATTTACAATTCCCATTAAAttacacataaataaatatatacatacatgaaCACTGATTCCCTTAGAGCAGAAACCGTGAATCGGTGTGACCATCAGACAGTTCAAATAGGTTGGCTTTACCTCGGGCAGGAGAAAAAGAGTCTACAACTGAAGAAGATAATGACATGGAAGTGGGCGTGGTTTATGTGTTCAAGTTTATTCACAATACTGATAAAATGTCACCCTCATCAtctttttgtgtgtttgtctgtgtgtgtatgtgtgtgtgtgtgtttcctcttttgcttttttttggaaATATGGCTACAATCTTAAAGGAAAAGTTTGTATAAGGGGAGTTGGTGATTCAAGTCCGAGGAAactcttgatttatttatttttttcccccacgttgcttggtttctttgtttttaagttctctctctctctctctttctctcttaggAAAAAACAGAGTTcctttatcatttttttttcacaaaaaaaacttttgtggttggttgtttttaaaaaaaaaaacacgcacGGGAGAACAAAGTTCGCACCAACTGAAAACCCTCCAGGGCTGGTTCCAAAACGCCCGGCCTTGTTCATTTTCCCCGGGCAGCAACTGGGAAGTGCTGGAGGGGACCCAGAGGGGATGGGGGCTCCAGTCCTCCGGCAGGAAAGGGTCAGTCTAGGAGCTCTGCGGGCCTCTGCGGGCCGGGGGCGACGAGTTGGGGCGCGGGGCCCCTCATTTCCGGTGCTTCTCCTCTTTGTCGCCGCCTTTGGTGCCGCTGTCCGTGTGACTGTTGGGGTTGTTGCTGAGGTACATTTTGTCCATGGCCTTGAGCGCCTCGGTCAGATAGTTCTGCAGGGCGGTGACGGCGGCGCAGACCGCCGGGCTGCCAAAGCCGTGTGAGATGAGGTTGAAGTGGGTCAGGCAGCTCTGGATGCCCGGCTCCAGGATGGGGCTGGGCCGGGAGTTGCCCAGCGGGGAGCGGTCCTGAGCCAGCAGGTCCGTGAATTCCTTGCAGAT
The window above is part of the Sphaerodactylus townsendi isolate TG3544 linkage group LG09, MPM_Stown_v2.3, whole genome shotgun sequence genome. Proteins encoded here:
- the LOC125439137 gene encoding transcription factor AP-2-alpha-like, whose protein sequence is MLLATKQICKEFTDLLAQDRSPLGNSRPSPILEPGIQSCLTHFNLISHGFGSPAVCAAVTALQNYLTEALKAMDKMYLSNNPNSHTDSGTKGGDKEEKHRK